ACCATCGGCGCTCTGGGGTTATCCATTATTTACGGTTTTACCGGCCAGTTCTCTCTTGGACACGCTGCGTTTTATGGCATAGGCGCATATACCGCAGGGGCCATCGGCAAGACAATAGGGCACGGCGATATACTCTGGTTTATCATTGCCCTCATTGCAGGTTCCCTGGCAGCGGCTCTGGTTGCCTTATTAATAGGTTTACCTATTTTGCGGCTGCGCTCCGACTACCTGGGCATCGCTACTTTGGGCTTCGGGATTATCGTCAAGGTCGGCATGGACAATGCCAACAAAGTCATACCAGTCCTCGGCGGAGCCACCGGCATGAGCGGCTTACCCAGGGTAGCGAACTTCGAAATAATTTTTCTGTTTTTCCTTGCCGCTATTTTGCTGGTTAGAAACCTTATTTATTCTAAATACGGGCGTGCCTTCACCTCTATCCGGGAGGATGAAATAGCCGCTGACGCCATGGGTATTGACACCACCCGCTACAAAACCATGGCTTTTGTCCTGGGTTGCGCCCTGGCGGGACTGGCTGGTTCCCTCTATGCGCACCGCTATCCCTTCCTGCACCCGGCCAGCTTCGACTTCCTCAAATCTTTTGACTTTTTATTGATCGTCGTGCTGGGTGGGCTGGGCAGCTTAAGCGGTACCATTGTAACAGCCATAGGCTGGGCCTTTCTACTGGAGGGCTTAAGGTTTGTACTGGGCGAGCAGTTCATCGATTTCCGCGGAGTTATTTACGCACTGATCCTGGTTGTTACCATCTTGATGCGGCCGCAGGGCCTTTTCAACGGTAAAGAACTCCTCTTTATGAAACCACCCAGGCTAAAAACACCTGTAATAAAAGGAGAGGAGGGTCCTCATGCCGGTCTTGGAAATTGAAGGTTTAAGTAAAAGTTTTGGCGGCTTGCGGGCTGTCTCCAACTTTGATCTGACGCTTGAAGATAATGAAGTTGTAGGGTTAATCGGTCCTAACGGGGCAGGCAAAACAACCATATTCAACTTGATTACCGGAATTTATCCGGTTACCTCCGGCTCCATTAACTTCGTAAGCAAGAGCATATTGGGTATAAAGCCCTTTAAAATTACGCAACTGGGCATCGCGCGGACCTTCCAGAATATCCGTATTTTCAAGGAATGCACAGTCCTGGACAACGTTCGCACCGTCTTTCATCCCCGGGTGAAATATGGTGTGATAGACGCTTTTCTGCACACACCACGGTATGCAGCTGAAGAGGCACGCATCACCGAGCTGTCATATGAGCTTTTGAAGGCCATGAACCTGGACGGGAGGGCTGAATTAAAGGCAGCCAGCCTGCCCTACGGAGACCAGCGCCGCCTGGAAATCGCCCGCGCTCTGGCCGGAGAACCGAAAGTCCTGCTTTTGGATGAACCGGCAGCCGGTATGAACCCCTCCGAGGTCGGTACCCTGGTAGAACTGATAAGGTTCATTAGAAACCATTTCAAAATTAC
This region of Pelotomaculum schinkii genomic DNA includes:
- a CDS encoding ABC transporter ATP-binding protein codes for the protein MPVLEIEGLSKSFGGLRAVSNFDLTLEDNEVVGLIGPNGAGKTTIFNLITGIYPVTSGSINFVSKSILGIKPFKITQLGIARTFQNIRIFKECTVLDNVRTVFHPRVKYGVIDAFLHTPRYAAEEARITELSYELLKAMNLDGRAELKAASLPYGDQRRLEIARALAGEPKVLLLDEPAAGMNPSEVGTLVELIRFIRNHFKITILLIEHQMNVVMNVCDRLVVLDFGEIIAEGLPEEIRNNPKVLEAYLGKGVTVA
- a CDS encoding branched-chain amino acid ABC transporter permease, which encodes MKQKYNQTLLLIAAVVIFYALVKTLIYFGVLSSYWQLVLDQSMIVTIGALGLSIIYGFTGQFSLGHAAFYGIGAYTAGAIGKTIGHGDILWFIIALIAGSLAAALVALLIGLPILRLRSDYLGIATLGFGIIVKVGMDNANKVIPVLGGATGMSGLPRVANFEIIFLFFLAAILLVRNLIYSKYGRAFTSIREDEIAADAMGIDTTRYKTMAFVLGCALAGLAGSLYAHRYPFLHPASFDFLKSFDFLLIVVLGGLGSLSGTIVTAIGWAFLLEGLRFVLGEQFIDFRGVIYALILVVTILMRPQGLFNGKELLFMKPPRLKTPVIKGEEGPHAGLGN